The following nucleotide sequence is from Nothobranchius furzeri strain GRZ-AD chromosome 6, NfurGRZ-RIMD1, whole genome shotgun sequence.
CTTTTCCCTTGATAATGTGAACGAAGGATTCTCCTAAGAGTGGGAAGGGACAGACCACTCTTTCCTTCCAAGTAGCTGCGCAGCTGTAGACCAGGAACTATTGCCCTTATAACAGCACCCACTATCTCTGACTCGTGGTAACCTTTGCTGAGACCATTCTCTATTTGGCGGGCCAAGCTGGAAAATGTTAATCTGTCCTTTTGGCCGGGGTCACCAATTTGTCCTGAAATCTTGAAGTCTTTCCTCCATGAGCCGCTGTTTATATAGGCAGGAGCAGCCTGGACCAATCCGGTTTCAGTGTCCTTTAATTTTTTATTGGCCAACATATGCATTTCAGCTTCTTTCTGTTGAACTATGAGTTTTAGTTGTTCTAGTTCTTTGCTCAAGTTCTCCTGTTCATCATCTTCCTGCACTGTTTTTATCATGTCCAATAATTCCAATAGTACTGACATTCCTGCATCTTCTAGTTGGCTCAGTTTGTCACTTTCAATATGCTTGCTGATCAGTGAAACAATAAAATTACGACTTTTCCCTATGATGTTTTCATTATTTGTTCCAGAAATGTGAAGATAATTACATATTTTGATCAGTTGGTCGCTGGTAAATTGGAAGAGGGCTCCTTTAATTTCAAACTGTAGACTTTCCACTTCTGAATCCATTTttcgtttgttttttttttcaaagtgttGAGGTGCGCTGAAGATTAGTGTTTTAGCCAGTTACCGCAGAGCTGATGCTTCCTAGTAGCTTTCTTTTTTAGCACCTCAGAATGCACAGTCCTCTTGGTTTGGCGTCACCTTGCTTGCAGCTCCACCCTCCACTACCCGGGTTGTTAATGGGATGGTTTATGTGGGATGTTCTCCTACACCGAAGGATTCCAGCCTCGCAACCACGATCCCAGCGGTGCCTCCAAATGTAAATCCCCTGAAAAGGGGAGTAAATGATAAAAGAAACACGGACACGTTATTCCCTCTGCTCAAACGTGTATTGAATGAGCCAGGAGGGTCGTGCTCTCTTCTAAGGCTCACTAGCGCTAGACTCCCTCCGGTGGCCACACTTCGTTACTACAACAACTAAATTGCAATGAAGTTTAAGATGCATAACGGAAAAAGTACTGACAAACAATGCAaatgtaaacaataatgaaccGTTTCTTATTATTCATTAAATCACACATACTGGTAAACACAATAAACAGTAAttagaacatttcaacccatcacactagctctgtggtcacgtgggtctgatgctcattaattatacagaattttaggcttttaatacacttaaacagaagagtgagaaaaaaattcaccccccctcagagttgtcatgagtgtaaactagatcatttaaacctaaaacatgttttggtaccaggctgtaaacatgtttatttctgctgtgaaattggtatttttaacatgggagtcaatgaggatttgctcgctactgacaccagcccctagtggatgagggtggaactgcaatttctggtacttcctgttttgcttcatatccagacccggattatgggggcttggttaagACACAGAACATAATATGTAGAGCATAAAGCAAAGGGCTAAAACAAAATAAAGTGACCTAACATGGAATTCAACAGCAATTAAAACAACATAAAGCAAGCCAACTTCAAACATATTCTGGAAACGCTAattaaaaataaagttttcagTCAACTCTTAAAAACCGGCAAAGAGATAGACAGCCTGAATGCAGGTACAGCTGGTCCCACGGTGACGGGTCGGAGCCTGCTGATGGACAcatgctgcaggaaataacagatTACAACAAGTTCTGCATCCAAACTGATGCAGGAGCTTTTCATTTTTCACACATCGACATAAGGAACCTTGTCCTTTCAATGTGGAGGAAAAGTTGCCTCTGCTACTCTCCGCTGGTCTGAACGAAGCAAACGAAACAAGTTCGAATGAATAAACTTTAATTCTTAGTCATCCTAAATAAAAGTTCATGAAAACCAACCTAAACTAGACCGACCTCAGACCTGTGCATAAAAACACCAAATGACCGAACAGGAAGagaacatgaacaaaaacaggacacATGGTTCTTCAGAAAGAAAGTTCTCCAGATGAACGTTGGTGGTTTAAACGGGATCAGCTCCAACGGTTTGAATGTGATGTAGTCGAATCAACGTGGATCAAATCCTCAAACCAACATTTCCAACATGCAGCAGTTTGGGGTAATAACTACATGAGTGCAATCCAACCACTAATAATTTTACAAAAGAAAGCAATACGAATCATTCATAAGGTAGGATGTAGGGATCACTCTAATTATTATTTGTACAGTCACTCTTAAAATTCGAGACATTGTAGAATTGCAGACAGCACAAATATTATTTCTAGCAAGAAACAAACTATTACCAGAAAACATCCAAAAATGATTCATTGAGGAAGGGGGTTATAAATTACGGGAACAATTTCATTTCAGAATTCCTTTTGCACGAACAACAAGTAAAACCTTTTGTATTTCAGTATGTGGAGCAAGTATGGAATACGGTGGAGGTGTCATGACCAGAACtgggaagacccgtgatgacaccaaacacagtaaaagtttATTCAAAAGTCTTCATTGGTGTAGcgttaccagaggagggcgaggcaggagacagagtcggagaggagacgtgggtcaaaaccagattgggatgagcaggtacagggagcaggctggagatgTGGTAGAAGATaggcgagggtcgtggtggcaggcagagttcaaggcaggggtcaggcgaaaaaacgaggtccagaggctgtgaaggcaaggtgaaaggctggaagatctactggcaaagagcgttcaataatctggcaggggactGGTGGCTGGCCGGTGAATACAgtatatagcagggggagcaggtgtgtgtaatgagctgatgacagggacaGGAGAGATGAAtgaagtggctgagggcttgatgaggaggcagcagaggcagaggagggtgaaagactggGAGTCATGGCAGGAGGGGACACTAAGGAAAAGTGTTTCTATGATTCtgtttaaggccctgtccacacgtagccggggatctgccaaaacgtagatatttttctacgttttggcctgtcatccacacgaaaacggatctttttaaaaactccggccaaagtgaagatctgcgttttctccgttttgggtgtctgcgtgtggacagacaaaaccggagttttaaggtccgcaacgtcactttccgcgacaaaaaaatgctgacatcacgtgtgcgacctgtgtttacactagccggcagcatggatgccctcagagctgcgctcgctttatcaatcgtccaagcactttttgcttgtttgtttttgcaagaggaattactgctccttgcggaagaccacagacgaaggacgaggttaagaacgggggaagtactgccgcctacaggtctggcatgtccttaacaacgtatttatccgggtacgtgtggacagagtttctttttaaacgaggtggtgtggatgcaagtttttagaggggcggatattcatttaaaaaaacgtctacgtgtggactaggcctgaaaataaatacaaaaacaatATTTATACCAGGTACAGAACTGAGGAGGGTATTTCAGTTTGACAGTCTGTGTTTAAATTATTTACTATTATTATAGTAACAAGGACATTATTATATTATGATATAATAAAAAGGACAGGCATAAATATAAGCATTTAGCTTCTGCCTGAGCCTTTTCAGTCACTTTAAATGTAATGTTTTATGTTTGATGATTATATTATGTTTTGTTATATTTCTGACTGACTAAATCAGATTAGAAAGTAAAAGCAGACCTGCGCTATAGGATGgagctctaataaaaacacaaaactctTTAATCAAGATGTGactcaacagcagctgggtgaatGAAAATGAACGAGTCCCTGTAGAATAACACTATTGCTGCTGAAGAGTACATacaattcgtttttaaaaactttGCAGACAAATGAAATCAGCAGCTGAAAACATTTGTAGGGTTTGAACCTCCGTGTCCCGTTTGCACACGTTTTAAAACACATGCGGGTTTACAGAAAACTCCTACAGAGACGAGCTGTCGTCCAAACACACAGAGGTCAGAGGGACGAGTGCTCAAAAAGGATGACGGTGGACTTGCTGGAGAGGCTGGACAGCCTGAAAGCACCAATTCGAGAGTAAACATCTGCATCTGAGCAAGCCCCCCAGGACAGGTGAGGGCTGGGAGGGGTGTTGTGGATCACAGGTAGAGGGAGGGGCAAGGACAGGACCAGAGGTGTCGGAGGAGCAGAAAGGGGACGGTGGACGGGTGGAGTAAGTGAGACAGGAGTCTGGGGTAGTGGGAGGGTGGGTGGAGGGGATACAGGTGGGGCGATGATGGTGGGAACCGCATCACTTTTAGTGTGGAAGGGAGGAGTCGCTTCAGGGACCGCCTCGTTCTTGGGGGGCGGGACCTGATGAGCTGTGGGCTGTTTGAGTCTGTAGGTCGCTCTGTGGCAGAAGCTGCTGTACTCCACCGCATACCGGGCCCTGGCTAGCTTCAGCCtgtagcgcacacacacacacacacacacacacacacacacacacacacacacacacacgcacgcacgcacgcacgcacgcacgcacgcacacacacacacacacacacacacacacacacagaataatGAGTACCTGTTTAagaaaaaaagtttgaattttgtttttGTCAACATCCAAGTGCTCTGTCCGTGTTTTTTTAATTGGTAAGTGCTGGTTGTTTGTCTACTAGCACCCAGTAGCATTAGCACCCAACAGCACGTAGCACCCAGCAGcagtagcacccagcagcactagcacccagTAGCATTAGCACCCAACAGTACTAGCACCCAGTAGCATTAGCACCCAacagcactagcacccagcagtaCTAGCACCCAGTAGCATCACCACCCAACAGTACTAGCACCCAGTAGCATTAGCACCCAACAGCACTAGCACCCAGTAGCATCACCACCCAACAGTACTAGCACCCAGTAGCATTAGCACCCAacagcactagcacccagcagtaCTAGCACCCAGTAGCATTAGCACCCAACAGCACTAGCACCCAGTAGCATCACCACCCAACAGCACTAGCACCCAGTAGCATTAGCATTcagcagcactagcacccagTAGCATTAGCACCCAACAGCACTAGCACCCAGTAGCATTAGCACCCAGTAGTATTAGCACCCACCAACACTAGCACCCAGTAGCATTAGCACCCAACAGCACTAGCACCCAACAGCATTAGCACCCACTAGTATTAGCACCCAacagcactagcacccagcagcattaGCACCCAACAGCACTAGAacccagcagcactagcacccagTAGCATTAGCACCCAACAGCACTAGCACCCAGTAGTATTAGCACCCAccagcactagcacccagcagcactaacacCCAGTAGCATTAGCACCAAACAGCACTAGCACCCAACAGCATTAGCACCCAGTAGT
It contains:
- the LOC107375068 gene encoding uncharacterized protein, with translation MELQPQPPRSCSSPGHAGKSCWSLDVRVAVLLVTLAGAVILLLLYKLLQLRHRLKLARARYAVEYSSFCHRATYRLKQPTAHQVPPPKNEAVPEATPPFHTKSDAVPTIIAPPVSPPPTLPLPQTPVSLTPPVHRPLSAPPTPLVLSLPLPLPVIHNTPPSPHLSWGACSDADVYSRIGAFRLSSLSSKSTVILFEHSSL